One Candidatus Thermoplasmatota archaeon DNA segment encodes these proteins:
- a CDS encoding PQQ-binding-like beta-propeller repeat protein produces the protein MNKINGNLSWSFTPGYFVTDDNPNNYITTPILSNPIVNDGVVYFSAKGNVYALDAQTYEVVESTSNGRVDVHYNSILLLLILIIVAILLVFLYTRIKKRKEDGGKK, from the coding sequence TTGAATAAGATAAATGGGAACTTATCATGGAGTTTTACACCAGGATATTTTGTTACAGATGATAATCCTAATAATTATATAACAACACCTATACTTTCAAATCCAATTGTAAATGATGGGGTTGTTTATTTTAGTGCAAAAGGCAATGTTTATGCATTAGATGCACAAACATATGAGGTAGTTGAAAGCACATCTAATGGAAGAGTTGATGTCCACTACAATTCAATTTTATTGTTACTGATTCTTATCATAGTTGCTATACTCTTGGTTTTTCTGTATACAAGAATAAAGAAACGTAAAGAAGACGGAGGGAAGAAATAA